A part of Gemmatimonas groenlandica genomic DNA contains:
- a CDS encoding carbohydrate binding family 9 domain-containing protein, producing the protein MDEAMWTAADSIGALTEVEPVAGRAPAGRTIVRVLTDADRIVIGVRADDPNPDGIVSFARERDNSLANEDHIKIVLDTYLDGRSGYVFAVNPNGARYDALISGDGENANWDAVWDAATVRTATGWSAEIVIPIRSVQFASGLTTWGFNVQRRVQRLLENDRWASPVRDFKITQTFRAGRLTNLPPFALGLGLSVRPSLMGATGVPAPGAVRRDERDMSLDITQTLGASTLAALTVNTDFAETEVDTRRTNLTRFPIVFPEKRTFFLQGADIFDFGLSLGDDVRPFFSRRIGLLSGNEVPIRAGVKVTGRANGANVGAIALRTGDLSAAVTAGTTLPSTANTLGVLRYKQNIGRESTVGMIGTIGDPTGRANSWMGGLDATYQTSRFHGNKNLAMGVWGLQTDRDGLTGEKSAWGAKIDYPNDLWQISATYKRIGDGFDPSLGFVPRAAAQIITFTSNFVPRPRGRVAGLRVRQMVNEFQPRVVTDLNGKWESYRIFMAPVNWRLESGDRFELNVNPTGERLAVPFTIAPGVTIPAGAYHWNRYRVEGGLAAKRRFSGQATWWFGPFYTGRLDEITLTTAWKPSSLFNVEVNGTRNIGRLREGGFTQDLIGTRLRVNVSSNLQLNSYAQYDNQSDTFGANTRIRWTFSPLGDLFIVYNHNLRHDINGDTGLPYGTGLQTDPTTRYPRNWGFASNQLLVKLQYAFRY; encoded by the coding sequence ATGGATGAGGCCATGTGGACAGCGGCCGACTCGATCGGAGCACTCACCGAGGTCGAACCCGTCGCGGGCCGCGCGCCGGCCGGTCGCACCATCGTGCGCGTGCTGACCGACGCCGACCGAATCGTGATCGGCGTGCGCGCCGACGATCCGAATCCCGATGGCATCGTGAGCTTCGCCCGCGAGCGCGACAACTCACTCGCCAACGAAGATCACATCAAGATCGTGCTCGATACGTATCTCGACGGTCGCTCGGGCTACGTGTTCGCGGTGAATCCGAACGGGGCGCGCTACGACGCGTTGATCTCGGGAGACGGCGAGAACGCGAATTGGGATGCGGTCTGGGACGCCGCGACGGTGCGCACCGCGACCGGATGGTCGGCGGAAATCGTGATCCCGATCCGTAGCGTGCAGTTCGCCAGCGGGTTGACCACGTGGGGCTTCAACGTGCAGCGCCGTGTGCAGCGCTTGCTCGAGAACGACCGATGGGCGAGTCCGGTGCGCGACTTCAAGATCACGCAGACGTTTCGCGCGGGACGACTCACCAATCTGCCGCCGTTCGCCCTTGGCCTCGGACTCAGCGTCCGTCCGTCACTGATGGGTGCGACGGGCGTGCCGGCCCCGGGCGCAGTGCGCCGCGATGAACGCGACATGAGTCTCGACATCACGCAGACGCTCGGCGCGAGCACACTGGCGGCCCTTACGGTGAATACGGACTTCGCCGAGACCGAAGTCGACACGCGTCGCACGAATCTCACGCGCTTCCCGATTGTATTTCCCGAGAAGCGCACGTTCTTCCTGCAGGGCGCGGACATCTTCGACTTCGGGCTCAGTCTCGGCGACGACGTGCGGCCGTTCTTCAGCCGGCGCATCGGTTTGCTGAGTGGCAACGAAGTGCCGATCCGCGCCGGCGTGAAAGTCACGGGGCGCGCAAATGGTGCGAACGTGGGAGCGATTGCGTTGCGCACGGGCGACCTCAGTGCTGCGGTCACCGCGGGCACCACGTTGCCGTCAACCGCGAATACGCTCGGCGTGCTCCGCTACAAGCAGAACATCGGACGTGAATCCACGGTGGGGATGATCGGCACCATCGGCGATCCCACGGGCCGCGCCAACAGTTGGATGGGAGGTCTGGATGCGACGTATCAAACCTCACGCTTCCACGGCAACAAGAACCTCGCCATGGGCGTCTGGGGGCTGCAGACCGACCGCGACGGCCTCACCGGCGAGAAGTCGGCGTGGGGCGCCAAGATCGACTATCCGAACGACCTCTGGCAGATCTCGGCCACTTACAAACGCATCGGCGACGGCTTTGATCCGTCACTTGGCTTCGTGCCGCGTGCCGCCGCCCAGATCATCACCTTCACGAGCAACTTCGTGCCGCGTCCGCGCGGACGGGTGGCCGGTTTGCGCGTGCGTCAGATGGTCAACGAGTTCCAGCCGCGCGTCGTCACCGACTTGAACGGGAAGTGGGAGAGCTATCGCATCTTCATGGCGCCGGTAAACTGGCGTCTCGAGAGCGGCGACCGCTTCGAGCTCAACGTGAATCCCACCGGCGAGCGATTGGCCGTGCCATTCACGATTGCGCCGGGTGTCACGATTCCCGCTGGCGCGTATCACTGGAATCGCTATCGCGTGGAAGGTGGGCTCGCTGCCAAGCGCCGCTTCAGCGGACAGGCCACCTGGTGGTTCGGGCCGTTCTACACGGGCCGGCTCGACGAGATCACCTTGACCACCGCGTGGAAGCCGTCGTCACTGTTCAACGTGGAAGTGAACGGCACGCGCAATATCGGCCGTCTGCGCGAAGGAGGGTTCACGCAGGATTTGATCGGCACTCGACTGCGCGTGAATGTATCGTCGAACCTGCAGCTCAATAGCTACGCGCAGTACGACAATCAGAGCGACACGTTCGGCGCGAACACGCGGATTCGTTGGACGTTCTCACCGCTCGGCGACCTGTTCATCGTGTACAACCACAACCTGCGCCACGACATCAACGGCGACACCGGGCTGCCGTACGGCACGGGCCTGCAGACGGATCCGACCACGCGCTACCCGCGCAACTGGGGCTTCGCGTCCAATCAACTGCTGGTCAAGTTGCAGTATGCGTTCCGCTACTAG
- a CDS encoding HupE/UreJ family protein produces MRSATSMRTRALLLLLAVALPSVAYAHGVTAGDKGYIMETFGTRIVPFMYLGAKHMVTGYDHLLFLVGVIFYLYRLKDIGVYVTLFAVGHSITLIAGVLMGVQVNAFVIDAVIGASVIYKALDNLSVFSRWLRYEPNPRTATVVFGLCHGLGLATKMLDFELGKAGLLENLLAFNVGVEVGQFLALCVILIAMSFWRRSASFVRYATAANVLLLMSGVALVIYQVNGYFTASPT; encoded by the coding sequence ATGCGTTCCGCTACTAGCATGCGGACGCGCGCGTTGCTGCTGCTCTTGGCGGTGGCGTTGCCGTCCGTTGCCTACGCCCATGGCGTAACCGCCGGCGACAAGGGCTACATCATGGAGACGTTCGGCACGCGCATCGTGCCGTTCATGTATCTCGGTGCGAAGCACATGGTCACTGGTTACGACCATCTGCTCTTTCTCGTCGGCGTCATTTTCTATCTGTACCGCCTGAAGGACATCGGCGTGTACGTCACGCTGTTCGCCGTTGGCCACTCGATCACGCTCATAGCTGGAGTGCTCATGGGCGTGCAGGTAAACGCATTCGTCATCGATGCGGTGATCGGTGCCTCGGTGATCTACAAGGCGCTGGACAATCTCAGCGTGTTCTCGCGCTGGTTGCGATACGAGCCCAATCCGCGCACTGCGACCGTGGTGTTCGGGCTCTGTCACGGACTCGGATTGGCCACAAAGATGCTCGACTTCGAGTTGGGCAAGGCCGGCCTGCTCGAGAATCTGCTGGCCTTCAACGTCGGCGTGGAGGTCGGACAGTTTCTCGCGTTGTGTGTGATCCTCATCGCGATGAGCTTCTGGCGTCGCAGTGCCAGCTTCGTGCGCTACGCGACCGCCGCGAATGTCTTGCTCCTGATGAGCGGCGTGGCGCTCGTGATCTATCAGGTGAACGGCTACTTCACCGCGTCACCGACCTAG
- a CDS encoding transmembrane anchor protein, with protein sequence MQQQDEPPDDLPSVRLLAWLSLCALLLAAFIGVAVVLPAETDRDPTGLGRVLGIAEMGRIKVALANEAVAEVKEGARAKTSEATQLTGSRWRDSMTITLQPSQGIEVKMSMRTAETARYAWTTDGGEVYFNMHGEPPNPPKDYAAHRYGKGTSAAESGELVAAFDGVHGWFWRNRTEQPITITLRTGGEYLVLKELK encoded by the coding sequence ATGCAACAGCAGGACGAGCCTCCCGACGATCTGCCGTCCGTGCGCCTGCTCGCATGGCTGTCGCTCTGCGCCCTGCTGCTCGCGGCCTTCATCGGCGTCGCGGTCGTGCTGCCAGCGGAAACGGACCGCGATCCGACCGGACTGGGTCGTGTGCTCGGGATCGCCGAGATGGGTCGCATCAAGGTGGCGCTCGCCAACGAGGCCGTGGCCGAAGTGAAAGAAGGCGCTCGGGCAAAGACATCTGAGGCAACGCAACTGACTGGGTCGCGCTGGCGTGACTCGATGACGATCACGTTACAGCCAAGTCAGGGAATCGAGGTCAAGATGTCGATGCGTACCGCCGAAACGGCGCGCTACGCATGGACGACGGACGGTGGCGAGGTGTACTTCAACATGCACGGCGAACCGCCGAATCCGCCCAAGGACTACGCGGCCCATCGCTACGGTAAGGGCACGTCTGCCGCCGAGTCGGGTGAGTTGGTGGCCGCGTTCGACGGCGTGCATGGGTGGTTCTGGCGCAATCGCACGGAGCAGCCGATTACAATTACGTTGCGGACTGGTGGGGAATATCTCGTGCTCAAGGAGCTCAAGTAG
- a CDS encoding methyltransferase, producing MTTPTETAPDRYAFWQNAPLSIAGSRVLVATKPGVFAHGTVDPASMMLAEQMASMGKSTSVHLNCGNGMVPAAAAVAGGASILWCSDRSLPSVQATERTMAANGIAGSHVVHAHGTHAFPLALAADVVTIRVSTDKLALQQLIWEAFHALRIGGKCYIAGANDEGVKPAVRLLESIFGLARLEAQHSGHRLAVATKTQIAPASLTEGTSPYLDPDHFRDVAVTLKGVAHTLYSRPGVFSWEHLDEATQILGDVLDIRAGESVLDLGCGAGALGLTAATLSGSGRVLMVDADAEAVRCAARGIAKAELGNAEVRTSDVGGGVGEEQFDVVVSNPPFHQGKATDLMVPRQFIADAYAHLKVGGRLLLVANRTLPYEQVIGDRFGEVRTVHDGRRFKVLGATR from the coding sequence ATGACGACACCGACCGAAACCGCCCCCGACCGCTACGCCTTCTGGCAGAACGCTCCGCTCTCGATCGCGGGGTCGCGGGTGCTGGTGGCCACGAAGCCTGGGGTGTTTGCGCACGGCACGGTCGACCCGGCGTCGATGATGCTGGCGGAACAGATGGCGTCGATGGGGAAGAGCACCTCGGTGCACCTGAACTGCGGTAACGGCATGGTGCCTGCCGCCGCGGCGGTGGCCGGTGGCGCGTCGATACTCTGGTGCTCGGATCGTTCGCTGCCGTCGGTGCAGGCGACGGAGCGTACGATGGCTGCGAACGGCATTGCCGGCTCTCATGTGGTGCACGCGCATGGCACGCACGCATTTCCGCTGGCATTGGCGGCGGATGTGGTCACCATTCGCGTGTCGACCGACAAGCTGGCGCTGCAGCAGCTCATCTGGGAGGCGTTTCACGCGCTCCGGATTGGCGGCAAGTGCTACATCGCCGGCGCGAACGATGAGGGCGTGAAGCCGGCGGTGCGTCTTCTGGAGTCGATCTTCGGCCTGGCTCGCCTCGAGGCCCAGCACAGCGGGCACCGCTTGGCGGTGGCCACCAAGACCCAGATCGCCCCCGCCTCGCTCACCGAGGGCACGTCACCGTATCTCGACCCGGATCATTTCCGCGACGTCGCGGTGACGCTCAAGGGCGTTGCCCACACGCTATATTCGCGTCCTGGCGTGTTCTCGTGGGAGCATCTCGACGAGGCCACGCAGATCCTGGGAGATGTGCTGGACATCCGCGCCGGTGAATCGGTGCTCGATCTGGGCTGCGGCGCGGGTGCGCTGGGGCTCACGGCGGCCACCTTGTCCGGAAGCGGCCGCGTGTTGATGGTCGATGCCGACGCCGAGGCGGTGCGTTGCGCCGCGCGCGGCATCGCGAAGGCCGAGCTCGGCAACGCCGAGGTGCGCACCAGCGACGTGGGTGGCGGGGTGGGTGAGGAGCAGTTCGACGTGGTCGTCTCCAATCCGCCGTTTCATCAGGGGAAGGCCACCGATCTCATGGTACCGCGGCAGTTTATCGCCGACGCCTACGCGCATCTGAAGGTGGGTGGTCGCCTATTGTTGGTGGCCAACCGCACGCTCCCGTACGAGCAGGTGATCGGCGACCGGTTCGGTGAGGTCCGCACGGTTCACGACGGTCGCCGGTTCAAAGTGCTGGGCGCCACCCGGTAG